One window from the genome of Gimesia aquarii encodes:
- a CDS encoding STN domain-containing protein: MILAVCVLTSVWLVMAANAEDKQSKKNQNVQAPSIVPDETKRSANEIKPISYPELTKHELKIQEALNTETDCDFSETPLSKAMELLADRHGITILVMPHHLGEEGLTVNEPVSLSVKGISLKNALDLMLEPNDLTYVVDQDVLKITTRIKAEDELEYMLRVYPVSDFGNTPEGYLELIDMIHKTVLYYDDSISLISSSKSLVVNSSYHNHIAIVELLTQLRRARALD; encoded by the coding sequence ATGATCCTTGCAGTTTGTGTATTGACTTCAGTTTGGTTGGTGATGGCGGCCAATGCAGAGGACAAGCAGAGCAAAAAAAATCAAAATGTTCAAGCTCCATCGATAGTACCAGATGAAACCAAACGATCAGCGAATGAAATCAAGCCGATATCCTATCCTGAATTAACGAAACACGAGTTGAAAATTCAAGAGGCACTCAATACAGAAACAGATTGTGATTTTTCGGAGACTCCCCTTTCTAAGGCAATGGAATTACTAGCAGATCGACATGGCATCACGATTCTTGTCATGCCTCATCATCTGGGGGAAGAAGGTTTAACCGTGAATGAGCCAGTCAGTCTCAGCGTCAAAGGAATCTCTCTCAAGAATGCGCTGGATCTGATGCTGGAACCGAACGATTTAACTTATGTAGTCGATCAAGATGTTCTTAAGATTACCACGCGAATCAAGGCAGAGGATGAGCTTGAATATATGCTGCGCGTCTATCCAGTAAGTGATTTTGGTAACACTCCCGAAGGCTATCTCGAACTGATAGATATGATCCATAAAACCGTTTTGTATTATGACGACAGTATCTCTCTGATTAGTTCAAGTAAATCATTGGTAGTTAACTCGTCCTATCACAACCACATTGCAATTGTCGAATTACTAACACAGCTCCGGCGTGCACGCGCCTTAGATTAA
- a CDS encoding prolyl oligopeptidase family serine peptidase, protein MLLQQNLFVKLSILLLLNTVFFPALLQADGPADNLPDQVRRIPMLGVEVPDEQKQHLKLGLAKLQTSLDQLKNSKNSRVQALIPDVEIYHRAVRCALEFQEFFHEREIGKGLELLKQGQQRADQLLKGEAPWTRQTGLVVRGYVSKIDNTVQPYGLVIPDNYTFSGKSRYRCDLWFHGRGERLSEGNFINQRQYSRGQYTPADTIVLHPYGRYSNAFKFAGEVDVLEALESTKQRYRIDDDRISVRGFSMGGAACWQFAVHYADRWFAANPGAGFSETPLFLKVFQKETLKPTWYEKKLWQLYDCPGYALNLYQCPTIAYSGELDSQKQAADVMEEALKKVGIDMVHIIGPKMGHRIHIDSKRIIEAKMDSLAKVGRQTIPHTVHLVAYTLKYNRMNWVTLDSMEEEWKQGQIDARLVPNNRVKIKTENVTGFTLKMNAGESPFDMTRPVMIQLDGTEYQVPGPLSDRSWHVTFHKTNDSWDVGAAILKPGQLVKRHNLQGPIDDAFMDSFIFVSPTGKSVSATVEKWVQSEMKHAVVHWRQQFRGDARVMKDTQITDQEIASSNLVLWGDPESNQLIKKIISKLPIQWNREEIVVGQKHFPAAHHAPILIFPNPLNPTKYVVLNSGFTYREYAYLNNARQVPMLPDWAIIDLRTPAGSQYPGKVVDADFFDENWQLK, encoded by the coding sequence ATGCTTTTACAACAGAATCTTTTTGTCAAACTTTCTATCCTGCTGCTTCTGAATACGGTCTTCTTCCCTGCTCTGCTGCAAGCAGATGGGCCTGCTGATAACTTGCCTGATCAGGTTCGACGTATTCCCATGTTGGGAGTCGAAGTCCCTGATGAGCAGAAACAGCATCTCAAGCTAGGACTGGCAAAACTTCAAACTTCTCTGGATCAATTAAAAAATAGTAAAAACTCGCGGGTACAAGCATTGATTCCGGACGTGGAAATCTATCATCGTGCCGTGCGTTGTGCACTCGAATTTCAGGAGTTTTTTCACGAACGTGAAATTGGCAAAGGGTTGGAATTATTAAAACAGGGTCAGCAACGAGCTGATCAGCTATTAAAAGGAGAAGCGCCCTGGACACGCCAGACAGGATTGGTGGTACGCGGGTATGTCTCAAAGATCGACAACACAGTACAACCATATGGTCTGGTCATTCCCGATAACTATACATTTTCGGGTAAAAGCCGCTATCGTTGTGATCTCTGGTTTCATGGAAGAGGGGAACGGCTGAGTGAAGGCAACTTCATCAATCAGCGGCAATATTCTCGTGGGCAATATACTCCTGCCGACACAATTGTTTTACACCCCTATGGTCGCTATTCCAATGCGTTCAAGTTTGCCGGGGAAGTAGACGTACTGGAAGCACTGGAATCGACGAAACAACGCTATCGTATCGACGATGATCGTATTTCCGTACGCGGGTTTTCGATGGGAGGTGCTGCATGCTGGCAATTTGCCGTGCATTATGCTGATCGCTGGTTTGCCGCCAATCCGGGAGCCGGATTTTCAGAAACCCCCTTATTTCTAAAAGTGTTCCAGAAAGAAACTCTCAAACCAACCTGGTATGAGAAGAAATTATGGCAACTCTACGACTGTCCCGGTTATGCATTGAATCTCTATCAGTGCCCGACCATCGCCTACAGCGGCGAACTCGATAGTCAAAAACAGGCCGCGGATGTGATGGAAGAGGCTCTCAAAAAAGTCGGTATCGACATGGTGCATATTATTGGGCCTAAGATGGGGCATCGCATTCACATCGATTCTAAACGCATTATCGAAGCCAAGATGGATTCGCTCGCCAAGGTGGGACGTCAGACCATCCCACATACCGTACATCTGGTAGCGTATACTTTAAAGTATAACCGCATGAACTGGGTGACGCTGGACTCGATGGAAGAAGAATGGAAACAGGGCCAAATCGATGCCCGTTTGGTACCGAACAATCGTGTCAAAATCAAAACCGAAAATGTCACGGGATTCACATTGAAGATGAATGCGGGTGAATCACCATTTGATATGACCCGTCCGGTTATGATTCAGCTGGATGGAACTGAATACCAGGTTCCCGGTCCGCTCTCCGACCGTTCCTGGCATGTGACGTTTCATAAGACTAATGACTCCTGGGATGTAGGAGCAGCGATTCTGAAACCTGGGCAATTGGTCAAACGACATAACCTGCAGGGCCCCATTGATGATGCCTTTATGGATTCCTTCATTTTCGTTTCCCCAACCGGAAAAAGCGTTTCGGCAACAGTCGAAAAATGGGTTCAGTCAGAAATGAAACATGCGGTTGTCCATTGGCGTCAGCAGTTCCGTGGTGACGCGAGAGTGATGAAAGATACTCAGATTACAGATCAGGAAATTGCTTCCAGTAATCTTGTGTTGTGGGGAGATCCTGAGAGTAATCAACTCATTAAAAAGATTATCAGCAAATTACCCATTCAATGGAATCGCGAAGAAATCGTTGTCGGTCAAAAACACTTTCCAGCCGCGCATCATGCACCGATTCTGATTTTTCCAAACCCGCTAAATCCCACAAAATACGTTGTCTTAAACAGCGGCTTTACCTACCGTGAATATGCGTATTTAAATAATGCCAGGCAGGTTCCCATGCTGCCCGACTGGGCCATCATCGATTTACGCACTCCGGCAGGCAGTCAATATCCCGGAAAAGTAGTCGATGCTGATTTCTTTGACGAGAACTGGCAGTTAAAATAG
- a CDS encoding RidA family protein, with product MNLLIAVLLLVVTDVVTAEVSYLKSTPQSESSLCVVVKDTVLVHTSQILPLNLKGGQIPSANASDQTALVLKNLNYLLKKVDSNLNRLVKLNIYVAREDLVQQVQQRIKEELEVIAQPACTYVVTKLPGPNALVAMDAVAATNSSKQLAKVQIYNDEVSGFSASLLPAGRTAYISGQAVKADTLTEATRKTMEELHQTLKYIGASPSNVIHVKAFMTPMKEANDVELVIDSFFPEERQPPVSLVEWFSSLPIEIEMIVAMPENKATVRPAETVVYQTPTGMKASPVYSRVAIAQVSDRIYVSGILAKENKNNDQQIRSVFNQLRTIVEKAGSDLNHLAKATYYVSDNAVSGPFGKIRTEYYNPKRPPAASKATVKSVGFPNRTLVIDMIAIPSK from the coding sequence ATGAATTTACTGATCGCTGTTTTATTACTCGTAGTAACAGATGTGGTTACTGCAGAAGTCTCTTACTTGAAAAGTACTCCGCAATCAGAGTCGTCTCTCTGCGTGGTTGTGAAAGATACGGTGTTAGTCCACACTTCTCAGATTTTGCCCCTCAACCTCAAAGGAGGCCAAATTCCTTCTGCCAACGCCAGTGATCAGACTGCACTCGTGCTTAAGAACCTGAATTACCTGCTGAAAAAAGTAGACAGTAATCTGAATCGACTAGTCAAACTGAATATCTATGTCGCCCGTGAAGATCTGGTACAGCAAGTACAACAACGAATTAAAGAAGAACTGGAAGTCATCGCACAACCAGCCTGCACGTATGTGGTCACAAAACTTCCTGGTCCGAATGCTCTGGTCGCCATGGATGCGGTCGCGGCAACCAATTCCTCTAAGCAATTAGCGAAGGTTCAAATTTATAATGATGAAGTTTCAGGATTTAGTGCTTCACTCTTACCGGCAGGACGAACTGCATATATTTCGGGACAAGCGGTGAAAGCAGATACGTTAACGGAAGCAACACGCAAAACCATGGAAGAGCTCCATCAAACCCTGAAATACATTGGTGCATCCCCTTCAAATGTGATACACGTTAAAGCATTTATGACACCAATGAAAGAAGCCAATGATGTCGAGTTGGTGATTGACAGCTTTTTCCCCGAGGAGAGGCAACCTCCGGTGTCACTTGTGGAATGGTTTTCATCGTTACCTATTGAAATTGAGATGATTGTTGCCATGCCTGAAAATAAAGCGACTGTTCGACCTGCTGAAACGGTGGTCTATCAAACTCCGACCGGCATGAAAGCATCTCCCGTTTATAGTCGGGTTGCGATTGCTCAAGTCAGTGACCGGATTTATGTTTCGGGAATTCTCGCTAAAGAGAACAAAAATAATGACCAGCAGATTCGAAGTGTGTTCAATCAATTAAGAACTATTGTCGAAAAAGCAGGTAGTGACCTGAATCATCTGGCGAAAGCCACATATTATGTTTCAGATAACGCAGTCAGCGGTCCTTTCGGAAAAATTCGCACAGAATATTATAACCCTAAACGCCCCCCTGCCGCATCCAAAGCGACTGTCAAAAGCGTAGGGTTTCCGAACCGCACCCTGGTGATTGATATGATTGCGATACCCTCAAAGTGA
- a CDS encoding DUF1501 domain-containing protein, with protein sequence MNYKAPDSTDHSRRHFLAASSMGIGSLALSWMLNQDQALAKNPAIRPELLKKHFDLKLKPTHHPPRAKAMISMFMQGGPSHLDMFDPKPMLQKYDGKKFPGDIKYDNAAQASSKVLGSPWKFSKYGECGTELSELLPGLSEVVDDITLIRSMHTGVNNHGQSIYAMHSGRILPGRPTLGSWLTYGLGSESENLPAYIAMVDPGGAPVLGVDNWTNGWLPSLYQGTVIRPKEPRILNLNAPPHLSGKAQEKYLDFLGKLNQRHLNQHPGEDDLSARIASYELAAKMQTAATEALDLSKETKATQAMYGIDRSESAEFGKRCLIARRLIERGVRFVQIMTGNQHWDHHTSMRTSLPRTCKRVDVPSAGLVKDLKMRGLLDETLVHWGGEMGRLPVIQNDAGVAKQGRDHNTYGFSMWLAGGGLKGGMAYGETDDFGHHAVENKVSHSDYHQTLLYLFGLDPERLTFTRNGAEQTLIDKQPSRIVHDIIA encoded by the coding sequence ATGAATTATAAAGCACCCGATTCAACGGATCATTCCAGACGTCACTTTCTGGCCGCAAGCTCGATGGGAATCGGTTCTCTTGCGCTGTCCTGGATGTTGAATCAGGATCAGGCTCTGGCCAAGAATCCGGCGATTCGACCTGAACTGCTGAAAAAACATTTTGACTTGAAGTTAAAGCCGACCCATCACCCTCCCCGGGCGAAAGCCATGATCTCAATGTTCATGCAGGGAGGACCCAGTCATCTGGATATGTTCGATCCCAAACCAATGCTTCAGAAGTACGATGGTAAAAAATTTCCCGGAGACATTAAATACGATAATGCAGCACAGGCGAGTTCAAAAGTGCTGGGTTCACCCTGGAAATTCAGTAAGTATGGTGAATGCGGTACTGAGTTATCAGAATTACTGCCGGGTTTGAGCGAAGTTGTTGACGATATCACTCTGATCCGTTCCATGCACACCGGTGTGAATAACCATGGACAGTCGATTTATGCCATGCACAGTGGTCGTATTCTTCCCGGACGGCCAACACTGGGAAGCTGGTTAACTTATGGTTTAGGTAGTGAATCAGAAAATTTGCCTGCCTACATCGCGATGGTCGATCCCGGCGGTGCACCCGTATTGGGTGTTGATAACTGGACCAATGGCTGGCTTCCTTCCTTATATCAGGGGACTGTGATTCGACCTAAAGAACCGAGAATTCTTAATTTGAATGCCCCTCCTCACCTCAGTGGGAAAGCACAGGAAAAGTATCTCGATTTCCTGGGAAAACTGAATCAGAGACACCTCAACCAGCACCCGGGAGAAGACGATCTTTCTGCTCGAATCGCCAGCTATGAACTGGCTGCTAAAATGCAGACCGCGGCGACAGAAGCGTTGGACTTGAGTAAGGAAACCAAAGCGACTCAAGCCATGTATGGAATTGATCGTTCCGAATCCGCCGAGTTTGGCAAGCGTTGTCTCATTGCACGTCGACTCATCGAACGTGGTGTGCGTTTTGTACAAATAATGACGGGGAATCAGCATTGGGATCATCATACCAGCATGCGGACTTCTCTGCCGCGCACCTGTAAACGAGTAGATGTGCCTTCAGCAGGTCTTGTGAAAGACCTCAAAATGAGAGGTCTGTTAGATGAGACGCTCGTGCACTGGGGAGGCGAAATGGGACGCCTGCCCGTAATTCAGAATGATGCTGGCGTGGCAAAGCAGGGACGAGATCATAATACGTATGGTTTCAGCATGTGGTTGGCCGGTGGTGGACTCAAAGGTGGTATGGCCTATGGTGAAACAGATGATTTTGGTCATCATGCTGTTGAAAACAAAGTCAGTCATAGTGACTATCATCAAACACTACTCTATTTGTTCGGACTCGATCCAGAACGACTGACATTCACTCGCAATGGTGCAGAACAGACATTAATCGACAAGCAGCCTTCTCGTATCGTGCATGATATTATTGCATAG